A single region of the Brachypodium distachyon strain Bd21 chromosome 3, Brachypodium_distachyon_v3.0, whole genome shotgun sequence genome encodes:
- the LOC100840648 gene encoding heavy metal-associated isoprenylated plant protein 3, producing MGEEKKEKAGGGKADGGDKKKDAVAQDIVLKVDLHCSGCASKVRRAIKNAPGVEKVKTDTAANKVVVTGAADATDLKERIEARAKKPVQIVSAGSGPPPKKEKEKDKEKKAEGGEKKPEKEKGKADKEKGGGGGGEKNVDKPKEEKKPKEPKEETVTLKIRLHCDGCIDRIKRRVYKIKGVKDVAVDAAKDLVKVTGTMDAAALPGYLRDKLSRPVEVVAPGKKDGDKKEGADGDKKKDKGAGDGEKKKDGGEDKKDKSAAASASLAPMPMGDASMYQMPPQFGYMPYQHPGGGYYGAAPPPPNPAFFPNAGAHYPPPYPAYPAHAPQMFSDENPNACSVM from the exons atgggagaggagaagaaggagaaggccggcggcggcaaggctgACGGCGGCGACAAGAAGAAGGACGCGGTGGCGCAGGACATCGTGCTCAAGGTCGACTTGCATTGCTCCGGCTGCGCCAGCAAGGTCCGGCGGGCCATCAAGAACGCCCCTG GGGTTGAGAAGGTGAAGACGGACACCGCGGCCAACAAGGTGGTGGtgaccggcgccgccgacgcgacGGACCTCAAGGAGCGCATCGAGGCGAGGGCCAAGAAGCCCGTGCAGATCGTCTCCGCAGGCTCCGGCCCGCCGcccaagaaggagaaggaaaaggacAAGGAAAAGAAGGCGGAAGGCGGCGAGAAGAAGCCGGAGAAAGAGAAGGGCAAGGCCgacaaggagaagggcggcggcggcggcggtgagaaGAACGTTGACAAGCctaaggaggagaagaagcccaAGGAACCCAAAGAG GAGACGGTGACGCTCAAGATCCGGCTGCACTGCGACGGCTGCATCGACCGCATCAAGCGCCGCGTCTACAAGATCAAAG GAGTGAAGGATGTGGCCGTAGACGCCGCCAAGGATCTGGTGAAGGTGACCGGCACCATGGACGCCGCTGCCCTGCCGGGCTACCTCCGGGACAAGCTCAGTCGGCCGGTGGAGGTCGTCGCGCCCGGCAAGAAAGACGGTGACAAGAAggaaggcgccgacggggacaagaagaaggacaagggCGCTGGGgacggcgagaagaagaaggatggCGGCGAGGACAAGAAGGACAAGtccgcggccgcctccgcgtcGCTGGCGCCGATGCCCATGGGCGACGCGAGCATGTACCAGATGCCCCCGCAGTTCGGCTACATGCCGTATCAGCaccccggcggcggctactacggcgccgccccgccgccgcccaaccccgccttcttccccaacgccGGCGCCCATTACCCGCCGCCCTACCCGGCGTACCCTGCCCACGCGCCCCAGATGTTCAGCGACGAGAACCCCAACGCCTGCTCTGTCATGTGA